One window of Kosmotoga arenicorallina S304 genomic DNA carries:
- a CDS encoding S41 family peptidase: MDSDITNLIIDVRSNSGGSTGNVVSLLQYFVDKPTKLAKGIGAKSYTREVVKYAILDYGVNVYPTKKQFSGKLWILTDEDIFSATLIFLGFLVREGIGTILGERASEAANFGANRQEYLFQTQNASQICQKRGSCFLKREDI, encoded by the coding sequence ATAGATAGCGACATCACCAATCTAATTATTGATGTTAGAAGCAATTCGGGAGGTAGTACAGGAAACGTAGTGAGTCTCCTGCAATATTTTGTAGATAAACCAACGAAATTGGCCAAAGGAATCGGGGCGAAATCTTATACAAGGGAAGTAGTTAAATACGCTATTTTAGATTATGGTGTGAATGTGTATCCTACGAAGAAACAGTTTTCTGGAAAGCTGTGGATTCTAACGGATGAAGATATTTTTTCCGCTACTCTCATATTTCTTGGTTTTTTGGTAAGAGAAGGCATTGGAACGATTCTCGGAGAAAGGGCAAGCGAAGCAGCGAATTTTGGGGCTAATCGACAGGAATATTTATTCCAAACACAAAATGCATCGCAAATCTGTCAAAAACGAGGATCTTGCTTCTTGAAGAGAGAAGACATATAG